In Gemmatimonadaceae bacterium, the following are encoded in one genomic region:
- a CDS encoding penicillin acylase family protein yields the protein MRKSACLVAVLVLTGCSGGTTRDGGQEAAASAAAPADVAKWEEQAARVTIIRDDWGIPHIYGKSDADAVFGMIYAQAEDDFNRIEMNYLDAMGRRAEAEGPSATWRDLRMKLFIDPVEIRRQFAASPAWLQVLCTAWADGLNFYLHTHPGTAPKVLTHFEPWMALTFSEGSIGGDIEDVSLKQLEAFYGGGTAVAATDVAPRPSAERFAPAHEPTGSNGIAIAPKNTAAKRALLLINPHTSFFFREESQMVSEEGLNAYGASTWGQFFIYQGFNDRTGWMHTSSGADVIDEYAETVTKRDSGYVYRFAGSDRPVVSRQVTVAIKGGTPRTFTVYSTHHGPVVRQADGKWVSVALMQEPVKALTQSWTRTKARSYAEFRASMELHTNSSNNTVYADADGNIAYFHANHVPRRSLAFDWHAPVDGSDSATSYRGVHSLDESPNVLNPSTGWIQNTNNWPYSVSGTASPKRSAFPRYMEEGFENPRGIHAMRVLSGKSDFTIASLRDAAYDSYLPAFADLVPLLVTAYDALPPADPLKAKLAGPVTALRGWDHRWAAASVPTSLAVYWGEELWRHSRADAESEDMSVYDYMTGKTTPAVKLASLAAATDSLSAAFGTWQTPWGDINRFQRLTGDIVQPFSDEGASIPVPFTSSRWGSLASFGARPYPGTRRWYGTSGNSFVAIVEFGDSVRAKAVTAGGLDSRPEAKHFNDQAARYAAGDLRDVYFYRSQLTGHTERTYHPGK from the coding sequence ATGCGAAAGTCCGCGTGTCTGGTGGCAGTGCTCGTCCTGACCGGCTGTTCGGGTGGCACCACGCGGGACGGTGGCCAGGAGGCGGCCGCGAGCGCGGCGGCACCGGCCGACGTCGCGAAGTGGGAGGAGCAGGCGGCGCGCGTCACCATCATCCGCGACGACTGGGGCATCCCGCACATCTATGGCAAGTCCGACGCCGACGCCGTCTTCGGCATGATCTACGCGCAGGCCGAGGACGACTTCAACCGCATCGAGATGAACTACCTCGACGCCATGGGCCGCCGGGCGGAGGCGGAGGGGCCATCGGCCACCTGGCGCGACCTGCGGATGAAGCTCTTCATCGACCCGGTGGAGATCCGGAGACAGTTCGCCGCCAGTCCGGCGTGGCTGCAGGTCCTCTGCACGGCCTGGGCCGACGGGCTGAACTTCTACCTGCACACCCATCCGGGCACGGCCCCGAAGGTGCTCACGCACTTCGAGCCCTGGATGGCGCTCACCTTCAGCGAGGGGAGCATTGGCGGTGACATCGAGGACGTCTCGCTGAAGCAGCTCGAGGCGTTCTACGGCGGCGGGACCGCGGTGGCGGCGACGGACGTGGCACCGCGGCCCTCCGCCGAGCGCTTCGCGCCCGCGCACGAGCCGACGGGGTCCAACGGCATCGCGATCGCGCCGAAGAACACCGCCGCGAAGCGGGCCCTCCTGCTGATCAACCCGCACACCTCGTTCTTCTTCCGCGAGGAGTCGCAGATGGTGAGCGAGGAAGGCCTGAATGCCTACGGGGCATCCACGTGGGGACAGTTCTTCATCTACCAGGGGTTCAACGACCGGACCGGCTGGATGCACACCTCCAGCGGCGCCGACGTGATCGACGAGTACGCGGAGACCGTGACGAAGCGCGACAGCGGGTATGTGTACCGGTTTGCGGGGAGCGACCGGCCGGTGGTGTCCAGGCAGGTGACCGTCGCCATCAAGGGGGGCACGCCGCGGACGTTCACGGTGTACTCCACGCACCATGGCCCGGTGGTGCGGCAGGCGGACGGCAAGTGGGTGAGCGTGGCCCTGATGCAGGAGCCGGTGAAGGCCCTGACGCAGAGCTGGACGCGCACCAAGGCGCGCAGCTATGCGGAGTTCCGCGCATCGATGGAGCTCCACACCAACTCCTCGAACAACACCGTCTACGCCGACGCCGATGGGAACATCGCGTACTTCCACGCCAACCACGTGCCGCGCCGGAGCCTGGCGTTCGACTGGCACGCGCCGGTGGATGGCAGCGACAGCGCCACGAGCTATCGCGGGGTGCACTCACTGGACGAGAGCCCGAACGTGCTGAACCCGTCCACCGGCTGGATCCAGAATACGAACAACTGGCCGTACTCGGTGTCGGGGACGGCGAGCCCGAAGCGGTCGGCGTTCCCGCGCTACATGGAGGAAGGGTTCGAGAACCCGCGCGGCATCCACGCCATGCGGGTGCTGTCCGGGAAGTCCGACTTCACCATCGCGTCGCTGCGCGACGCGGCGTACGACAGCTACCTGCCGGCGTTCGCCGACCTGGTGCCGCTGCTGGTCACGGCGTATGACGCTTTGCCGCCGGCCGACCCGCTCAAGGCGAAGCTGGCGGGCCCGGTCACGGCGCTGCGCGGCTGGGACCATCGCTGGGCGGCGGCCTCGGTGCCGACCTCGCTGGCGGTGTACTGGGGCGAGGAGCTCTGGCGCCACTCGCGCGCCGACGCCGAGAGCGAGGACATGTCGGTGTACGACTACATGACGGGGAAGACCACGCCGGCCGTCAAGCTGGCCAGCCTCGCGGCGGCCACCGACTCGCTCAGCGCGGCCTTCGGCACCTGGCAGACGCCCTGGGGCGACATCAACCGCTTCCAGCGCCTGACGGGCGACATCGTGCAGCCGTTCTCCGATGAGGGCGCGAGCATCCCGGTGCCGTTCACGTCGTCACGCTGGGGTTCACTCGCGTCGTTCGGCGCGCGGCCGTACCCCGGCACCAGGCGCTGGTACGGCACCAGCGGCAACAGCTTCGTTGCGATCGTGGAGTTCGGCGACAGCGTGCGGGCGAAGGCCGTCACCGCCGGTGGGCTGGACAGCCGACCGGAGGCGAAGCACTTCAACGACCAGGCCGCCCGCTACGCGGCGGGCGACCTCCGCGACGTCTACTTCTACCGGTCGCAACTCACCGGGCACACCGAGCGGACATACCATCCGGGCAAGTAG
- a CDS encoding aminopeptidase P N-terminal domain-containing protein, translated as MPCHQHPACQRRARRLARRVSLLGAAIVAALSTTPAAGAQIPQAEYNARRDSLAAKLGDGLLVAFGGRTPVADFGPFFQLPDFRYLTNYNEPDAVLVMAVRGGKAHATLFITPAGARQAFYYGKRPDSLTVEQTLGMRARSAGVVEQVIDSLARTAKTVFTLADFAASDFAVQDSLTRGQQWERRFAAAHPSITMRDAHPYVYQIRAKKSDAELALIRKAAEISSEGHRAAMRLEQPTREYELQAAIEYEFMRRGGARPSYGSIVGGGIRGTQLHYMRNRGEIKPGDLVVIDAATEYEGYAADVTRSIPVSGTFTADQREMYQLVLDAQLAAERNSKVGMSSIAAQDSSEDVRARGLARLGLIEGVDAQLDMPWRTDCTNAPRSCRQSMFWMIHGISHGIGLAVHDPAQFYSGDRTFKVGDSFTIEPGIYISTAMLDALPDTPRNRAFIAKVKPAVLRFQNTGVRIEDDYIVTPTGTERISNAPREIAEIEALMRNRPRPVP; from the coding sequence ATGCCCTGCCACCAGCACCCTGCCTGCCAGCGCCGCGCCCGGCGCCTGGCGCGCCGCGTCTCGCTCCTTGGCGCCGCCATCGTTGCCGCGCTCTCCACGACGCCGGCAGCGGGGGCACAGATCCCGCAGGCCGAGTACAACGCGCGCCGGGACTCGCTGGCCGCGAAGCTCGGTGATGGGCTGCTGGTGGCGTTCGGCGGGCGGACCCCGGTGGCGGACTTCGGGCCGTTCTTCCAGCTCCCCGACTTCCGCTACCTCACGAACTACAACGAGCCCGACGCCGTGCTGGTGATGGCGGTGCGCGGCGGCAAGGCGCACGCGACGCTGTTCATCACGCCGGCCGGCGCGCGGCAGGCGTTCTACTACGGCAAGCGCCCCGACTCCCTGACGGTCGAGCAGACGCTTGGCATGCGCGCGCGCAGTGCCGGCGTGGTCGAGCAGGTGATCGACTCGCTGGCACGGACGGCGAAGACGGTGTTCACGCTGGCCGACTTCGCGGCCTCGGACTTCGCTGTGCAGGACTCGCTCACCCGCGGCCAGCAGTGGGAGCGCCGGTTCGCCGCCGCGCACCCGTCGATCACGATGCGGGATGCGCACCCGTACGTGTACCAGATCCGGGCGAAGAAGAGTGACGCCGAGCTGGCGCTGATCCGGAAGGCCGCCGAGATCAGCTCCGAGGGGCACCGTGCCGCGATGCGGCTGGAACAGCCGACCCGGGAATACGAGCTGCAGGCCGCCATCGAGTACGAGTTCATGCGGCGTGGCGGCGCGCGCCCGTCGTACGGCTCGATCGTGGGCGGCGGGATCCGCGGGACGCAGCTGCACTACATGCGCAACCGTGGCGAGATCAAGCCGGGTGACCTGGTGGTGATCGACGCCGCCACCGAATACGAGGGGTACGCCGCCGACGTGACACGGTCCATTCCCGTCAGCGGCACATTCACGGCCGACCAGCGCGAGATGTACCAGCTCGTGCTGGATGCGCAGCTGGCCGCGGAACGGAACTCCAAGGTCGGCATGTCGTCGATCGCGGCGCAGGACTCATCGGAGGACGTGCGTGCGCGAGGCCTGGCGCGGCTCGGGCTGATCGAGGGCGTGGATGCCCAGCTCGACATGCCCTGGCGCACCGACTGCACCAACGCCCCGCGCTCGTGCCGCCAGTCGATGTTCTGGATGATCCACGGCATCAGCCACGGCATCGGGCTCGCGGTGCACGACCCGGCGCAGTTCTACAGCGGCGACCGCACGTTCAAGGTCGGCGACAGCTTCACGATCGAGCCCGGCATCTACATCAGCACGGCGATGCTCGACGCGCTGCCGGACACGCCGCGGAACCGGGCCTTCATCGCGAAGGTCAAGCCGGCGGTGCTCCGCTTCCAGAACACCGGCGTGCGGATCGAGGACGACTACATCGTGACGCCCACCGGCACCGAGCGGATCTCGAACGCGCCGCGCGAGATCGCGGAGATCGAGGCGCTGATGCGCAACCGCCCGCGCCCCGTGCCCTGA
- a CDS encoding M20 family peptidase, whose product MKRVLLAVLGVIVALFGVMATRAAMVPAPAAPALAGEVVTIDEAVAAARLSGAVKFATVSMTSGGPIDTAAFLAFHDFLATSFPRVHASLALEKVAGLSLLYTWPGTDPTLAPVVLMGHMDVVPVPEANLKEWTHGPFSGDVADGYVWGRGTMDDKVTVLAVLEAVEHMLGAGVKPARTVYLTFGHDEEVGGRFGARAIVDSLVRRGVKPAMVIDEGGVLTDGGLPGFDGTAAVIGIAEKGYMSLRISAKAEGGHSSMPTARTAVGALSRAIAALEANQFPSSLDGPTRGMLEAMTPYVPFSRKLVLANLWLTAPLVSGALASAPTSAAMLHTTTSPTMLIAGVKDNVLPPEATAIVNFRIKPGETQETVIARVKQVIADSMVTVVPTDSARTDPSPVSDVNSPAFRLIASTVRGMVPGKSVAVLPYLVTGGTDAKYWGDHSQNVYRFLAVPLAQGDIARVHGVNERMSVKGYATAVTFFAQLLSHLDQLK is encoded by the coding sequence ATGAAGCGCGTGTTGCTGGCGGTGCTGGGCGTGATCGTGGCGCTGTTCGGCGTGATGGCGACGCGGGCGGCGATGGTGCCGGCGCCGGCCGCGCCGGCACTCGCCGGCGAGGTGGTGACGATCGACGAGGCCGTGGCTGCGGCGCGGTTGTCGGGCGCAGTGAAGTTCGCCACGGTCTCCATGACATCGGGTGGCCCGATCGACACGGCGGCCTTCCTCGCCTTCCACGACTTCCTCGCGACGTCGTTCCCGCGGGTACACGCCAGTCTCGCGCTGGAGAAAGTGGCCGGCCTCAGCCTGCTCTACACCTGGCCAGGCACCGACCCCACGCTCGCGCCGGTGGTGCTGATGGGGCACATGGATGTGGTCCCGGTGCCGGAGGCGAACCTGAAGGAATGGACGCACGGCCCGTTCAGCGGGGACGTGGCGGACGGCTACGTGTGGGGCCGCGGCACGATGGACGACAAGGTGACCGTGCTGGCGGTGCTCGAGGCGGTGGAGCACATGCTCGGCGCCGGTGTGAAGCCTGCGCGCACGGTGTACCTCACCTTCGGTCACGACGAGGAGGTTGGCGGGCGCTTCGGTGCACGGGCCATCGTCGATTCGCTGGTGCGGCGGGGCGTGAAGCCGGCGATGGTGATCGACGAGGGGGGCGTGCTGACCGACGGCGGGTTGCCTGGCTTCGACGGCACGGCCGCGGTGATCGGCATTGCCGAGAAGGGGTACATGTCGCTGCGCATCAGCGCGAAGGCGGAGGGTGGGCACTCGTCCATGCCGACGGCGCGCACGGCGGTCGGCGCACTCAGTCGCGCGATCGCCGCGCTCGAGGCGAACCAGTTCCCGAGTTCCCTCGACGGGCCGACGCGCGGCATGCTCGAGGCCATGACGCCGTACGTGCCGTTCTCGCGCAAGTTGGTGCTGGCCAATCTCTGGCTGACCGCGCCGCTGGTGAGTGGCGCGCTCGCCAGTGCGCCGACATCGGCCGCGATGCTCCACACCACGACGTCGCCCACGATGCTGATCGCCGGCGTGAAGGACAACGTGCTGCCGCCCGAGGCGACAGCGATCGTGAACTTCCGCATCAAGCCGGGCGAGACGCAGGAGACGGTGATCGCGCGCGTGAAGCAGGTCATCGCGGACAGCATGGTCACCGTCGTTCCGACCGACAGCGCGCGCACCGATCCGTCGCCGGTGTCAGACGTCAACTCGCCCGCCTTCCGACTGATCGCGAGCACCGTGCGCGGCATGGTCCCAGGCAAGTCGGTGGCGGTGCTGCCGTACCTCGTCACCGGCGGCACCGATGCGAAGTACTGGGGTGACCACTCGCAGAACGTCTACCGGTTCCTCGCCGTGCCGCTGGCACAGGGTGACATCGCCCGGGTGCACGGAGTGAACGAGCGGATGTCGGTGAAGGGCTACGCGACCGCGGTCACCTTCTTCGCCCAGCTGCTGTCGCACCTCGACCAGTTGAAGTGA
- a CDS encoding aminotransferase class V-fold PLP-dependent enzyme, whose product MADSVVARCVQHLESLPQQPLYGVHDAEALCRSMREPAPAEGTPLDELMEALFTTYIPQSFTTPSAGYLAYIPGGGLFPAALADFIADTTNRYTGIWQAAPALVQLEANALEWLREWMAFPAGASGVFTTGGSMATFNAVLCAREQYLGAELRPGVLYASDQVHHCVNKSAKLAGIMPDRVRSVPTDAHFRLSIDALRDRIAADRRLGLQPFMVVSNAGTTNTGAVDPLDDIADLCAAEGLWHHVDGAYGAFFQLCDETRQVLQGIERADSLTLDPHKGMFMPYGTGALLVRDGRRLRAAHAATAGYLPEMPDAGEFYDPSQHGPDLSRGFPGLRMWLVMKLHGADAFRAAIAEKRALAVDAASRVAALPHVVLDAPPELSLFPFHLTWPGATLAQENAATKAAMDETSRRGRVMLSGAQVGDRYLGRVCVLSFRTHAGQIDALVEDLSASINDIVGRLS is encoded by the coding sequence ATGGCCGACTCGGTCGTCGCGCGGTGCGTGCAGCACCTCGAATCGCTGCCGCAGCAGCCGCTCTACGGTGTGCACGACGCTGAGGCGCTCTGCCGCAGCATGCGCGAGCCGGCGCCCGCCGAGGGCACGCCGCTCGACGAGCTCATGGAGGCATTGTTCACCACCTACATCCCGCAGTCGTTCACCACGCCGTCGGCGGGCTACCTCGCGTACATCCCCGGGGGTGGCCTGTTTCCGGCGGCGCTGGCCGACTTCATCGCCGACACCACCAATCGCTACACCGGGATCTGGCAGGCCGCTCCAGCGCTGGTGCAGCTCGAGGCCAACGCGCTGGAGTGGTTGCGCGAGTGGATGGCCTTTCCGGCCGGCGCCAGCGGCGTGTTCACGACCGGCGGATCGATGGCCACATTCAACGCCGTGCTCTGCGCCCGCGAGCAGTACCTCGGCGCCGAGCTTCGGCCCGGTGTGCTGTACGCCTCGGACCAGGTGCATCACTGCGTGAACAAGTCGGCCAAGCTGGCCGGCATCATGCCGGACAGAGTGCGCTCGGTGCCCACCGACGCGCACTTCCGCCTGTCGATCGACGCGCTGCGCGACCGGATCGCCGCGGATCGCCGCCTCGGCCTGCAGCCGTTCATGGTGGTGTCGAATGCCGGCACCACCAACACCGGCGCCGTCGATCCGCTGGATGACATCGCGGATCTCTGCGCGGCGGAAGGGCTGTGGCACCACGTGGACGGCGCCTATGGCGCGTTCTTCCAGCTCTGTGACGAGACGCGCCAGGTGCTGCAGGGCATCGAGCGCGCCGACTCGCTCACGCTCGACCCGCACAAGGGGATGTTCATGCCGTACGGCACGGGCGCGCTGCTGGTGCGTGACGGGCGCCGCCTGCGCGCCGCGCACGCGGCCACGGCCGGCTACCTGCCCGAGATGCCCGATGCGGGCGAGTTCTACGATCCGAGCCAGCACGGCCCCGACCTGTCCCGCGGGTTTCCCGGGCTCCGCATGTGGCTGGTGATGAAGCTCCACGGCGCCGATGCGTTCCGCGCCGCCATCGCCGAGAAGCGCGCGCTGGCCGTCGATGCCGCGTCGCGGGTGGCCGCGCTGCCGCACGTGGTGCTGGATGCGCCGCCCGAGCTGTCGCTCTTCCCGTTCCACCTGACCTGGCCCGGCGCCACGCTGGCGCAGGAGAACGCCGCCACGAAGGCGGCCATGGACGAGACCTCGCGCCGCGGCCGCGTGATGCTGAGCGGCGCCCAGGTGGGCGACCGCTACCTTGGGCGGGTGTGTGTGCTGAGCTTCCGCACGCATGCCGGCCAGATCGACGCGCTGGTCGAGGACCTGTCGGCATCCATCAACGACATCGTCGGGAGACTGTCATGA
- a CDS encoding HEAT repeat domain-containing protein, protein MRLSSLLIAAAFSSCSTDVAVEDAFAAPGVAASPTDLRALLDAAHGASPIVCSLAADGVERRGWYGGSVRAPHSTLPHIRVEAERSAALPAADVQLLLENVTSSDACVRELSVRVLGSAGGEAGARGLMAHLASADSAVRAAAANGLGLIEPKDMATTVLVKALRDAAATVRANAAWALGRIQDGTSLRGLLGAVADADSTVRESVIGAVGQLDSASAVPALLRVLRDDRTASVRRAAAWALGNLEAESAVRDLADVLGRDGDASVREMCAWALGNIEHDGASRELQQAVQRDASPRVRETAAWALGNIEDGSAAVVLGEAAARDADRRVRATAAWAIGNSEVRRAPEGLITALADSDDDVRTKAAWALSEVSDAAALPALRAAFKRETDPEVRKAVLRALLKSGERSEGALTALLESSDPEVREAAVRGLAGRGRVDPWPWPEPRPRPFP, encoded by the coding sequence ATGCGCCTCTCATCCCTCCTGATCGCCGCGGCGTTCAGCTCCTGCTCCACCGACGTCGCGGTGGAGGACGCCTTCGCGGCACCCGGCGTGGCCGCGTCGCCCACCGACCTGCGCGCCCTGTTGGATGCGGCGCACGGTGCGTCGCCCATCGTCTGCTCGCTGGCCGCGGATGGCGTCGAGCGTCGCGGCTGGTACGGCGGCAGCGTGCGCGCGCCACACTCCACGCTGCCGCACATCCGCGTGGAAGCCGAGCGCAGCGCCGCGTTGCCGGCGGCCGACGTGCAGTTGCTGCTCGAGAACGTGACCAGCAGCGATGCCTGCGTCCGCGAACTCTCGGTGCGCGTGCTGGGCAGTGCCGGCGGCGAGGCGGGAGCGCGCGGGCTCATGGCACATCTCGCCAGCGCGGACAGTGCGGTGCGTGCGGCGGCGGCGAATGGGCTGGGCTTGATCGAGCCGAAGGACATGGCCACGACGGTGCTGGTGAAGGCACTACGCGACGCCGCCGCAACGGTGCGGGCGAACGCCGCCTGGGCGCTGGGACGCATCCAGGATGGGACGTCGCTGCGCGGGCTGCTCGGGGCGGTGGCCGATGCCGATTCCACGGTGCGTGAAAGTGTCATCGGCGCCGTCGGCCAGCTGGACTCGGCCAGCGCCGTGCCGGCACTGCTGCGCGTGCTCCGTGACGATCGCACGGCGTCGGTTCGCCGCGCGGCCGCGTGGGCGCTGGGCAACCTCGAGGCCGAGTCGGCAGTGCGCGACCTGGCCGACGTGCTGGGACGAGACGGCGACGCGAGCGTGCGCGAGATGTGCGCCTGGGCACTCGGCAACATCGAGCATGATGGCGCGTCGCGCGAACTGCAGCAGGCGGTGCAGCGCGATGCCTCGCCGCGGGTGCGGGAGACCGCCGCCTGGGCGCTCGGCAACATCGAGGATGGCTCGGCAGCCGTGGTGCTGGGTGAGGCTGCCGCTCGTGATGCCGACCGCCGAGTGCGCGCCACCGCAGCGTGGGCCATCGGCAACAGCGAGGTGCGGAGGGCGCCGGAAGGCCTGATCACGGCGCTGGCGGATTCCGACGACGACGTGCGCACCAAGGCGGCGTGGGCACTGTCCGAGGTGTCTGACGCCGCCGCGCTGCCGGCACTGCGCGCCGCGTTCAAGCGGGAGACGGACCCCGAGGTGCGGAAGGCGGTGCTGCGCGCGCTGCTGAAGAGTGGCGAGCGGTCGGAAGGGGCGCTGACGGCGTTGCTCGAGTCCAGCGACCCGGAAGTGCGTGAGGCGGCGGTGCGTGGGCTGGCAGGGCGGGGGCGCGTCGATCCCTGGCCGTGGCCCGAGCCGCGTCCGCGGCCGTTCCCGTGA
- a CDS encoding HEAT repeat domain-containing protein, which yields MRIESFVALTPALLMIGKATAVLLVGFALTTLMARTSATARHLVWLASLLALLAIPVLAAFSPVRLAVLPSAWGTPAVAAAPAAHTGEPLATSRADAVVDDALVRAPVPPRTMNAPIGTTSPWPAPSLVQVLLLAWAGVAVALLAWLLHGQWSVRRILSHATDVGDEAWQGSAMEIADRLGLERLPRLVRADVTMPFACGLRTPVIVLPRESADWTPDRRTAVLLHELAHVRRHDIVAHTLGRVVSALYWFHPLAWTAARRLRAESERACDDLALACGTRASDYAEHLLEIVTSVRNHGTPNVAMAMATRSEFEGRMLAILDPTLSRTAPTRVQASTLAGGVMLFAIITGAMVPRVQVPAPGGRTFTALTPALADSVRDRLVDSLRRSADTAQVAGFRAPGALSPHSAAGIGALSPDSGEDGDAEAPARGAVPADSSGRAASLARVLRTDTAPSLRRIAAWGLHEFDGDDRAIDALVFAVRSDASARVREMAAWSLAYAGDRDRVAPALAAVLRTDRDRSVRETAAWALSEGADGDSQGTVEALAMAAGDADAIVRETALWGLGNASPRRAPAAVKDALTDRDPAVRATAAWALHQIEDGAAAGALESALVRETDRDVKVAMVRALSVMGDPAVPALQRIIDGGDAELRAIAIRSLAGRGADPWPQPRPRPRPYP from the coding sequence ATGCGTATCGAATCATTCGTCGCGCTGACGCCGGCACTCCTGATGATCGGCAAGGCCACCGCGGTGCTGCTGGTCGGCTTCGCGCTCACCACCCTCATGGCGCGCACCTCGGCCACGGCCCGGCACCTGGTGTGGCTGGCGTCGTTGCTGGCGCTGCTCGCGATTCCGGTGCTGGCGGCGTTCAGCCCGGTGCGGCTGGCGGTGCTGCCGTCGGCGTGGGGCACGCCTGCGGTCGCGGCAGCTCCGGCAGCACACACGGGTGAACCGCTGGCCACCTCGCGCGCGGACGCGGTGGTTGATGACGCGCTGGTGAGGGCGCCGGTGCCGCCCCGCACGATGAACGCGCCGATTGGCACGACCTCGCCATGGCCGGCGCCGTCGCTGGTGCAGGTGCTGCTGCTGGCGTGGGCTGGCGTCGCCGTCGCACTGCTGGCGTGGCTGCTCCACGGGCAGTGGTCGGTGCGGCGCATCCTGTCGCACGCGACGGATGTCGGGGACGAGGCGTGGCAGGGCAGTGCCATGGAGATCGCTGACCGCCTCGGCCTCGAGAGGCTGCCGCGCCTGGTGCGCGCCGACGTCACCATGCCGTTCGCGTGCGGACTGCGCACACCGGTGATCGTGTTGCCGCGCGAGAGTGCGGACTGGACACCGGATCGTCGCACCGCCGTGCTGCTGCACGAGCTGGCACATGTGCGCCGGCATGACATCGTCGCGCACACGCTGGGCCGCGTGGTGAGCGCGCTCTACTGGTTCCACCCGCTGGCCTGGACGGCGGCGCGCCGGTTGCGGGCCGAGAGTGAGCGTGCCTGCGATGACCTCGCCCTGGCCTGCGGCACGCGGGCGAGCGACTACGCCGAGCACCTGCTCGAGATCGTGACATCGGTGCGGAACCATGGCACGCCGAACGTGGCGATGGCGATGGCGACGCGTTCGGAGTTCGAGGGACGCATGCTGGCGATCCTCGACCCGACGCTGTCGCGCACGGCGCCCACACGCGTGCAGGCCAGCACGCTGGCAGGAGGGGTGATGCTGTTCGCGATCATCACCGGGGCAATGGTGCCGAGGGTGCAGGTTCCGGCGCCTGGCGGACGCACGTTCACGGCGCTCACGCCGGCGCTGGCGGACTCCGTGCGTGACCGGCTGGTGGATTCGCTGCGGCGCTCGGCTGACACGGCGCAGGTCGCGGGATTCAGGGCACCGGGTGCACTGTCACCGCATTCCGCGGCGGGAATCGGTGCACTGTCACCGGATTCGGGCGAGGATGGGGACGCGGAGGCGCCAGCGAGGGGCGCGGTGCCTGCGGACAGCTCCGGGCGGGCGGCGTCGCTGGCTCGGGTGCTCCGCACGGACACGGCGCCGTCGCTGCGGCGGATCGCGGCGTGGGGGCTGCACGAGTTCGACGGGGACGACCGGGCCATCGACGCGCTGGTGTTCGCCGTGCGGTCAGACGCGAGTGCGCGGGTCCGCGAGATGGCGGCGTGGTCGCTGGCGTACGCCGGCGATCGCGACCGGGTGGCGCCGGCGCTGGCCGCAGTGCTGCGAACGGATCGCGACCGATCGGTGCGCGAGACGGCGGCGTGGGCGCTGAGCGAGGGCGCCGATGGCGACTCGCAGGGCACCGTGGAAGCGCTCGCGATGGCGGCGGGCGACGCCGATGCCATCGTCCGCGAGACGGCGCTGTGGGGCCTGGGCAACGCGAGTCCCCGACGTGCGCCGGCCGCGGTGAAGGACGCACTCACCGATCGTGATCCCGCGGTGCGCGCCACGGCGGCGTGGGCACTCCACCAGATCGAGGACGGTGCGGCCGCCGGCGCGCTGGAGTCGGCGCTGGTCCGGGAGACCGACCGTGACGTGAAGGTCGCCATGGTGCGCGCGTTGAGCGTGATGGGTGACCCGGCGGTGCCCGCGCTGCAGCGCATCATCGACGGCGGGGACGCGGAGCTCCGTGCCATCGCCATCCGTTCGCTGGCCGGCCGCGGTGCCGATCCCTGGCCGCAGCCGCGTCCCCGGCCGCGCCCGTATCCGTAG
- a CDS encoding BlaI/MecI/CopY family transcriptional regulator: MTPKPAPKKQPSPTEDLTRRERQVMDILHRRGESTVAEIMADLPDPPTYSAVRSILRILGEKALIEFREDGPRYVYFPAAPTEQAQAEMLDHVVRTYFAGSTEQAVAALLRMSDTSVSEREIDALRAKIAGARKSGR, from the coding sequence ATGACGCCGAAGCCCGCCCCGAAGAAGCAGCCCAGCCCCACCGAGGACCTCACGCGGCGGGAACGGCAGGTCATGGACATCCTCCACCGCCGCGGCGAGTCCACGGTGGCCGAGATCATGGCCGACCTCCCCGACCCGCCGACCTACTCGGCCGTCCGCTCCATTCTCCGCATCCTGGGCGAGAAGGCGCTGATCGAGTTCCGCGAGGACGGGCCGCGGTACGTGTACTTCCCGGCCGCCCCCACCGAGCAGGCGCAGGCCGAGATGCTCGATCACGTGGTGCGGACCTACTTCGCCGGCTCCACCGAGCAGGCCGTCGCTGCGCTGCTGCGGATGTCGGACACCTCCGTGTCCGAGCGCGAGATCGATGCTCTCCGCGCGAAGATCGCCGGCGCGCGCAAGAGCGGGAGGTAA